The following DNA comes from Myxococcus fulvus.
GGAGGCCCTCATCTTCCTGGGCAGCCTGGCCCTGCGCCGCGACGACAAGCAGAAGGCCCTGGAGCACTTCGAGCGCTTCTCCGTCGAGGTGCCGCCTGGCATGCAGCCGCCCCAGCTGGGGCCCGCCATCGCCCAGCTCCGGGCCGACATCGCCAACGTGCCCTGAAACAGGGCTCACGTAACACAGTGACTACAGTTTATCCGGGACTGATGTCATCTCCGTGGTAGACATGTCTCGCCGTCCCCCATCGTTGGTAGGGAGCTCGACATGTTCAAGTACTCCGCGAAGCTGGCCTGTGTCGTCGCGTTGGTCCTGAGTGGTTGTGGTGGTGCCCCGGAGCAGCAGCCGTCCGAGTCGGAGACGCTCGAGTCGACCGAGCAGGGCCTCATCTGGGCCTGTGACGGGACGCGCTCGTTCAACCGCTACTGGAAGGTGAACGGCGTCGAGGTGGGTCGCGAGTACTGCGATTGCGACGGCACGCTCTCCGAGTTCGGCCAGCTCACGGGCCGCTACTCGCAGACGCACAACTTCTACTGCAACTAGTCGCACCCATCGGCGCCCCGTTTCTTTCGGGGCGCCGACCCGACGGCCGTGTCAGTGCACCGCCGCGCGGCGCCGACGCAGCCGGCGGACCTTCTCCACCCACGTGCCCGGCAGCACCTGCTTGGCGGCGTTGCGGGCCTTGCGCGCCAGCTCCTCCGCGCGCGAGTACCACTGCCCCGCCTTGGTGCCCGAGTGCACGCGCACCGACACCGTGCGCCGCTGCTTCGACACCCAGTCGGACTTGTACGTCTCCGTGCCGCGCAGGAAGTCGTACTCGGTGAGCCCCGCCGCCAGCGCGTCCTTGAAGCTCTCCCCCACCAGCACCAGGCCCACGCTGCGGTTGCGCCACTCGGGATCGTAACCCGACTGGAAGTACACGAAGCGGTTGCCATGGACGATGCCGTACACGGACGCCACGGCCTTGCCGCCCACCTTCATCGTGTACAGCCACAGCCGGCCGCGCTCGGCCAGCCACTGCGTGGCGTCACGGTGGAAGGACTCCACGCCCGTGCCCTTGATGCCCTGGGAGCCGCCATCCTCGGCCCACCGGGCCGAGTGCAGCCGGAAGAAGTCCGTCATCGGCCCGGCCAGCTCGCCCGGCGCCTCCGTGCGCTCGATGCGGTAGCCCTCCTGCTTCTCCAGCCACTTGCGCCGGCGCAGGTAGTTGT
Coding sequences within:
- a CDS encoding GNAT family N-acetyltransferase; this translates as MIREDELRQGPKAARRLDVSAVGSLSALAGMRAEWDALLDASDAGPFNAWEWLYPWCRRIAPERRPLVLTARDAAGTLVGLLPLGLETRRVAGVPVRRLGFLGETHVGSDYLDVVARRGLERDVAESFARMLVALREEWDVLDLTDLREDSVTVDVLREVFRGHDVRLSERYVCPFDVLDPREPFDAFLKRTGRRDNYLRRRKWLEKQEGYRIERTEAPGELAGPMTDFFRLHSARWAEDGGSQGIKGTGVESFHRDATQWLAERGRLWLYTMKVGGKAVASVYGIVHGNRFVYFQSGYDPEWRNRSVGLVLVGESFKDALAAGLTEYDFLRGTETYKSDWVSKQRRTVSVRVHSGTKAGQWYSRAEELARKARNAAKQVLPGTWVEKVRRLRRRRAAVH